ctcttataattaagtatctgctctttatttaggattctgtagatcagaaacgtgattatgaaagtCCTATAgataaaagttaattatatctctttagaataatatgattaaaataataagattttcatacttgttcaaacgaattaaaaagtgacacttaattttttagaccgtttatatattaaaaaatatgattaaaaaattaaatgctccaattttcaatccgtttgaattgacgtgaagatcttattattctgatcatattattctaaagagacataattaaattttaactctagggctctcataatcacgtttctgctccataggattgcaagcggaagagttttttttttttttttttcctttgataaaaCGGTgctgtgtgtgagtgtggggtgctgtgtgtgagtgtgggttggggctgctgcccatggtgggcagcagagcccccgcgtccctcATTTGGTGTGTGAGGCTTGGCTGGGACCTATGGAAAggtaagggaaaaaaagaaaaattaataaaatttcccttgtattgtttggttggaagagaaatagcgaagaaaataagaatttcaagtgcagtgaataataaatttttcctttcacttttctttcattttccttctcttctatttttcttttctgtacATGGGTTTCAAACAAAGCCTAGGtttttatgggaaaaaaaattggcccTCCTAGTAATCTAGTAATTATCTAACATATAATAACCGTTTGAGGAAGGATCAAGGAATGGCACGGGTGGTCATTCAATGCTCCTTGAGCACCGCCATGTTGTATTGTTGGTGCTACAAGAGTTACATATTTGGTTGTGTAGTCCACGTCAAGGTGACGGAGCATTAATAATGAAGACATGCTAAAAACAGTAGGAGGACAAACCCCTGCAATTTTCTATGAATTAAAGTGtcttaaaaagtgtaaaaaatgtACCAATAATTTTGGTGTTTTGGTATTCTCATTGACACCTTGTTGAGCTGTCAATAACAATAAGGTGTCAATAGCATTAATAATTTTGAGAATCCAAGCATGTGTGGTTGAGGATAATTCCTAGTATGATTTTTTCTTTGTACTGTTCTTTTCTATGATGGAAAAAGATACCTTTCTCTTGGCCATAATTTCGAGAATCCCCCAAGTGTGGTTGACTATTATTCCTATGATTTTTCCTTGTTacaattaattttgttcttttttatgaAGGAAAAAAGATACCTGTCCTAATCTTGGCCCACGTGGGTATTTACAGTTGAGTTGGGTCCGTTAGTGGATCTATGTCCATCTCCAATAATAGGGGAGATTGCACGTCCAAGTTCAGCCCAAATGGCCATAAGCCCCTCCTTTATAAAGACTTccggcattttttttttccgatacTCAACCTGTACTGTTCACGCTTCACACTTTCACTAAAGTCATAAACAGGTCTCATGGGCAACCAGCAGCGGCCCAAACTTGTTGGTGGGCCGGTGGCGTAAGccaaaagggaaaatgacggctcaggacgtgttttgataattaatacccgtcaaggacatgctgagaacatttgttaatactgaaaatatccttagagggtattaattatcaaacacgtccttggccgtcattttcccaacccTATGCCTTGGTTTCTCTTTATTAAATCTTGgggcctaagagcatctccagccttgacctattttaagactcaaatttaaaaatgggataaaaactacaaaaatctttctccaatctttgacccaaacccttcccaattttgggttttacccatttttttgtccaaatctGAGACACCTTTTGCATTGACcaatttctccaacggctagttagagagagagaaagagggagatgcgtaaaatttgggtttgatgattggagatgtgtctacccaaaatgagtttttacccaaaatttgactcaaatttgaagaaaaatatgagtgaaggctggagatgctctaaagcgGTCACACCTCCGGCTTTACCTCAAAGCCGGCCCTAATTGTGATTAAACTATTGTGAAAGATAGCCATAGGATTCCATTATATTTGCAGTTCAAATTCCCATTTTTTGCCCCTTTCTCAAAATGAAATTAGAATAGAGGGTTTTATCAGACTAATTTACTAATTTTTCCCATGGAATTCTACCTATCTATGAGCACATTTATCTTGGAGATAAGCTGAGTCGATCATCAAAACTAGACACATGGCAGGCTCACAACTTTGCTGGAGGATTCATGGACCTGCGAAAAGTGACTATATTATGAGGAAACCTTTTCATTTGATGATAACCTTGGTGAATAACTTACGAATAGTCTATGGTTACGTTGTTATATACTTGCACTATAGTCTGTACTGCTTCGCGAAACTTGAACATCTGCGGCAAAATCCATATGGTGCCGGTGCTTCCGGCACTGTTTGAAATTTTCTGAGCTGGATTGAATAAGACTTGATTCGGTAATGATCTAGTATTGAAAGCAAAACATTATGAAACCAAACTTGAATTTACTGTGTGGTTATGAGTTATGCATGAAAAACAAGGCGTAAAAAATAGAACCAGAAGCTGGAAAATCTTTTACGGATAGTATTATTACATTTCTAGGTAGTAAATACCACCATGCTATTATTCTTCAGCCTGTTTTCTAAGTTTTGTATCTCTTTTAATATACTGCTTAACAAGAAGGTGAGAAAGGACAACGTGAGACAAATATATCTGCATTGTGCTTTCCAATTCATATACCTAGAGGATCTAAACATTTCTGGAGCCTAAAGTGATGGAATGTATTCATTCCAAAgttaaaatagtaaaatttgtTCATATTCTTGCTTTAGTTACTCTTTCTGTGTATTTATATGTGGCAGGGCACTACATGAGAAAGAGGAGAGGCCCAAAGGTGGTGGATTAACAAGGAACCGGTTCTTCCTCATAGCCTTCACTTGCAGTTTTGCGTATTATGTTTTCCCGGGCTACCTCTTCCCAATGCTAACCTCCTTTTCCTGGCTATGCTGGATATTCCCAAACTCAATCCTGGCCCACCAGCTAGGCTCAGGCCTGCATGGCCTAGGGATCGGTGCACTCGGATTTGATTGGTCCAGCATTTCCTCTTACCTTGGGAGTCCACTTGCTAGCCCATGGTTTGCTACTGCCAATGTTGCTCTTGGGTTTATGCTTATGACGTATGTTATCGCTCCAGTTGCATATTGgctcaatatgttcaacttCAAGACTTTCCCTATTTTCTCAGATGGCCTCTTCACTTCCACTGGCCAAAACTACAATATCACTTCCATAATAGGCGATAACTTTCATATTGATTTCCAGGCGTATGATAGAGAGGGCCCTCTTTATCTCAGTACTTTCCTTGCTTTGACATATGCTCTCAGTTTTGCCTGCGTCACTGCCAGCGTTGTTCATGTTTTAGTCTTCCATGGAAGGTAATAAGCTGCAGTTTTCTGGTTGAGCTTGGTTCTTGTTTTGTGTACCCATTAAAATGACATAGAATGCTGAAAAACATACTTTATAGTCCAAAACCTGATATAGAATGATCTTTACATTTCGTAATCAGAGATCAGAAAGTCCATCAGTGGGGTTCAAAAGCGAAATAAAGCCATTGACACATCACTCTTCGCTGCTTCCTGTATATAGGTTTTGCATGAGGGTTACCTGACATTATTCCTCTATCTCCATTTGgaatctcaaattttttttcatgctCCACACATATCACAATGCAGAAGGTTCTGGTAAAATTGAAATCATAATGCTTGGGATCTTCTTAATAAACTTCGTTTTTAACCTCGTTACAGTGGAGTGGTCATTCATTGAatcacaagaagaaaaagaaaaagtagtgGTCCTCCATTTAATAATTGAGAGGGACCTAGCAGCTGTAGGGTCATTGAAATATTCATTCAACCAGATTCTTCATGGTCTTCTAGTGTCTGGAGGGGCAAAATTTCTTAAACTTGTCCTGTCTCTTACATTTCAAGTGTCTTTCCCTCTACAGTGATTATATCGTCCCGAGATTGAGTCACAAAATGGTGTAATATGAAACCTTGCATCATCTGTGACTTTTTAGTGCATTCCAGAAGCTTAGAACTCAGTTTTAGTACAATGGTACAGAGAATTGTGGCAGCAAAGCAAGTCTGCAttcaaggaaaaacaaatggatGTGCACACAAAGCTCATGAGAAAGTACGAACAAGTTCCTGAATGGTGGTTCAGTTGTATCCTCCTGTTAAACATCACTGCAACTGTACTTGTTTGCGAGTACTGCAAGGATCAACTCCAGCTTCCATGGTGGGGAGTCTTGATAGCATGCGGCCTTGCCTTATTTTTCACCCTTCCCATTGGGGTCATCACCGCGACAACAAACCAGGTACTCAAACTCTGCTGCTGTTTTGTATTTATCACAGTGCTTTATCTGATTATTCATGTTTCAACAAAATTCTATTGGAACTTGAAGTCTATTTGAATTATTCCACTCGTTATGAAAATTGGTAGACATTTACCAAAAATTGATATGATATGAATTAAGTTTTCTTTCAAATGACTCTGGAATTCTCACTGTTCTGACATAGCTATTTTCTCTCTGCTAGCTAGACTCCAGCCTTAAGAGTGATAACAGACTACATTATTGGGTATATATATCCAGGATATCCAGTAGCTAACATGTGCTTTAAGGTGTATGGGTTTGTTAGTATGAAGCAAGCGATTGCCTTTCTGCAAGACTTCAAGCTCGGTTATTACATGAAAATTCCTCCTAGATCAATGTTTATGGCCCAGGTCAGTCTCCATTTtcgttctttttcctttctgagAAAAATAAACGAGTTTGATTCCAAAACTTGTTCCATGGCGGAAAAATTCTTTCCGTTTTATGGTCACCTGTTAAACTATTCGCAAGTTTGCATGTGGTGGTGGTTAATATTTTCGTTTTGAGATGAGTCGAGTCTTGGAGTGGTTGTGCGAGCTTCTTCAATACTTGCCGAGTTCCAAAAGTGTGTTAAAGCCTCACTTGTTTTTCATTTGAGCTGATGAGCAACTCCACTATGTTCCAAATCCATAGACAAAGCCAAATTTTGGTTACTAAACACCAAAAGAACAGCTCTAGATGTGAGCCAGAAGCTTTGACAAATTTTGGCAAAGCATTGGTGGTGCCAAATTTGGCACCAAGTTTGACTTGTACAAAATTGCCAATCAAATCAACAATTCGAACCAACAGCTTGAAATGAGAAAATGTGCCAAAGTAACCTTGGATTGATGGAGCAACGAGCCAAGTTTTCTGTGATGGTGTTGCCCAAATGGCAAAAGctagtggagatgctcttaaatgAGCTTGAATTACCAAATTCACAAGCCCAGCTTGCTTTTTATCCAATATTGACATACCAAGCTAGCTAAAAGAATTAACGAGCTTTAGTATATTTTGAACCTTGGTTTGTATGCATTACGAGTCGATCCAAACGAGCTTTTTTAACGATTTCCAATAGATTGGTTCATTTAACCACCCAAATATCTCTGTTTGATCCTGTACTTCCTATCAGGTGGTAGGTGCTCTTGTATCAGCGCTGGTACATTTAGTAACAGCATGGTGGCTAATGGACACAATTCCCAACATATGTGATAGAGCCCTTCTGCCCCCAGGCAGTCCATGGACCTGCCCGCGTGACCACGTCTTCTACGACTCCTCTGTTGTCTGGGGCCTAATCGGGCCCCAAAGAATTTTCGGAGATCTCGGCCACTACTCCGCTATCAACTGGTTTTTCTTAGGCGGGGCCATAGCTCCCCTACTAGTCTTCCTTTTGCACAAAGCCTTTCCAGACCAGCACTGGATTCGACTCATTACAATGCCGGTGCTTTTAGGAGCAACAATAACGATGCCCCCTGCTACTGCTGTCAATTACACAAGCTGGATTATTATTGGCTTTGCGTCGGGTTTCGTTGCTTATAGATATTACCGTGGATGGTGGGGCCGCCACAACTATGTGTTGTCGGGTGCACTTGATGCCGGTTTGGCCTTCATGGCGGTTTTGTTGTACTTGTGTTTGGGGATGCAACATGTTGATCTCAGCTGGTGGGGGAGTGACCCTGATGGGTGCCCTTTGGCTTCTTGCCCTACCGCGGATGGGATTATTGTTAAAGGTTGCCCTGGTTATATAAGATAAGTGTGATGAATGTGATGAGAAGCAAGAAAGCTAGAAAGATGAAAGTGATTCTTCATCAAATGCACATATGTAAATAAACTGTACATGGGTTGTATTTGAAATTTGTCATCATCATTGGTTGTATCCAACTTCTTGCCCGTGTTTCATTTAATTTAAGTTGCCAATATTCAACATTAGAATTGAATGTATCGGTATGCATTTTATAgtagtgattttcacattcGTAAAAAGAGAAGTGCgaaaattgattatgaaaaaaAACCTACTACTCGATATTCTCTGAATGGGTAGGCATCTCCAACTCGGCTTCTTGAATCTCATTTCCAGGACCAGGATTCACCCAACATTTATAGACTAAGTCCCTGAGACCCCGAAGCTTCAACAGAATTCTTGAGTTTGATACACACATGCTTAGTAGTAGTTTCCTTCCAGCTTTATGAAATTTGATGGctataaaattaattaatgctGGAAAATTGGTACTTTGTTATaagagattttgaattttgaccTCTAAATTAAGGTGGAACCCCATACCACATGAGATGGACTCAAGTGGGTTTAGATAATCCCAAGtaaggaatttttttatttgaaccgccAAGTAAGGAATTGAAGCTGgtgaaagaataaataaatttcatttagGGATGAATCaaaaattttctctctcaaagTTGGCATGTTAAAAAGTCACCTAGTCCCACGTTAGTTTGAGAAGAAACCTTTTGATGGGATGTTGCCTAAAGGGCAGTATTTTCAAGGAGAGAGCGCATGTTATGTGGGCTTTGGGCCTCGACCCATAACCGTGTGTGCCGCTGCGGCTTCCCGACAGGGACGGAGGGAAAGGGGGTCACGTGTCCCCGctcgaaactaaaataattttgttatattttcttatgttttgcataattatgaaattagGTGTGCTACTACATATAAACAAGTGtgtatattttgaaaatatacatataaaattagttttatgtttcaatttcgtcatatggtgcatttatacttgttgatttttgaactatttgtctacttggatcgattctttcttaattgtacttatttttaaccgtctaagagcaatattttaaa
This DNA window, taken from Rhododendron vialii isolate Sample 1 chromosome 8a, ASM3025357v1, encodes the following:
- the LOC131298362 gene encoding oligopeptide transporter 7-like isoform X2 yields the protein MKSAQEISAPLIQKEAEQRDASGSGTSQYEEENSPIEQVALTVPVTDDGTLPAATFRMWTLGTLVCALLSFLNQFFFFRREPLSITSISAQIAVAPLGHLMAATLTERVFLKGQRWEFTLNPGPFNVKEHVLITIFANAGLADVHPTHVVTAVKVFYKQNMTFFVAVVVVVTTQVLGFGLAGICRRFLVEPAAMWWPQNLVQVSLLRALHEKEERPKGGGLTRNRFFLIAFTCSFAYYVFPGYLFPMLTSFSWLCWIFPNSILAHQLGSGLHGLGIGALGFDWSSISSYLGSPLASPWFATANVALGFMLMTYVIAPVAYWLNMFNFKTFPIFSDGLFTSTGQNYNITSIIGDNFHIDFQAYDREGPLYLSTFLALTYALSFACVTASVVHVLVFHGRELWQQSKSAFKEKQMDVHTKLMRKYEQVPEWWFSCILLLNITATVLVCEYCKDQLQLPWWGVLIACGLALFFTLPIGVITATTNQVVGALVSALVHLVTAWWLMDTIPNICDRALLPPGSPWTCPRDHVFYDSSVVWGLIGPQRIFGDLGHYSAINWFFLGGAIAPLLVFLLHKAFPDQHWIRLITMPVLLGATITMPPATAVNYTSWIIIGFASGFVAYRYYRGWWGRHNYVLSGALDAGLAFMAVLLYLCLGMQHVDLSWWGSDPDGCPLASCPTADGIIVKGCPGYIR
- the LOC131298362 gene encoding oligopeptide transporter 7-like isoform X1, translated to MKSAQEISAPLIQKEAEQRDASGSGTSQYEEENSPIEQVALTVPVTDDGTLPAATFRMWTLGTLVCALLSFLNQFFFFRREPLSITSISAQIAVAPLGHLMAATLTERVFLKGQRWEFTLNPGPFNVKEHVLITIFANAGLADVHPTHVVTAVKVFYKQNMTFFVAVVVVVTTQVLGFGLAGICRRFLVEPAAMWWPQNLVQVSLLRALHEKEERPKGGGLTRNRFFLIAFTCSFAYYVFPGYLFPMLTSFSWLCWIFPNSILAHQLGSGLHGLGIGALGFDWSSISSYLGSPLASPWFATANVALGFMLMTYVIAPVAYWLNMFNFKTFPIFSDGLFTSTGQNYNITSIIGDNFHIDFQAYDREGPLYLSTFLALTYALSFACVTASVVHVLVFHGRELWQQSKSAFKEKQMDVHTKLMRKYEQVPEWWFSCILLLNITATVLVCEYCKDQLQLPWWGVLIACGLALFFTLPIGVITATTNQTPALRVITDYIIGYIYPGYPVANMCFKVYGFVSMKQAIAFLQDFKLGYYMKIPPRSMFMAQVVGALVSALVHLVTAWWLMDTIPNICDRALLPPGSPWTCPRDHVFYDSSVVWGLIGPQRIFGDLGHYSAINWFFLGGAIAPLLVFLLHKAFPDQHWIRLITMPVLLGATITMPPATAVNYTSWIIIGFASGFVAYRYYRGWWGRHNYVLSGALDAGLAFMAVLLYLCLGMQHVDLSWWGSDPDGCPLASCPTADGIIVKGCPGYIR